In Brassica rapa cultivar Chiifu-401-42 chromosome A06, CAAS_Brap_v3.01, whole genome shotgun sequence, a single window of DNA contains:
- the LOC103872766 gene encoding phosphatidylinositol/phosphatidylcholine transfer protein SFH4 isoform X3, with translation MSGPLDRFTIPCFEGFSSTDERRERKSDFEVSEDEKKTRIGIFKKKASKASSKLRRSLSRKRRPSKGRSIDRTPSLTFEDIHDVEELRYVSEFRQSLISDDLLPPNLDDYHMMLRFLYARRFDLGKAKLMWANMIQWRKDFGTDTLLEDFEFPELDQVLKYYPQGYHGVDKEGRPVYIERLGRVDPCKLLQVTTLERYLRYHVKEFEKTVTIKFPACCIAAKRHVDSSTTILDVQGVGLKNFTKSARDLITQLQKIDNDNYPETLHRMFIINAGPGFKLLWGTVKSFLDPKTVSKIDVLGNKYQNKLLEVVDASQLPDFLGGTCTCADQGGCMRSDKGPWKDPEILKMGRSGGTFCRHAGAQISPSHKQTYYGMKASDTSTAESGSEVEELSSPKTNIYNHVPKLTPVSENIKANGKASPSVLSEYEDCVPMVDKVVDVAWQSQEMITNVSKGPEYTSGLERIETVNHIWRWLTMFFMNILALFASLTLPQTIRHSQLIPSSARDELCDEPNARESRPPSPSRPSTIDERVIMSSVVSRLGDLEKQIETLHLRKSEMPHEKEELLNAAVYRVDALEAELINTKKALHEALMKQEELLGYIDRQEEAKYKKKKFCW, from the exons ATGTCTGGTCCTCTTGATCGTTTCACAATACCCT GTTTTGAAGGTTTCTCCAGCACTGATGAGAGAAGAGAACGGAAGTCAGATTTCGAAGTTTCAGAGGATGAGAAGAAGACTAGAATCGGAATCTTCAAGAAGAAAGCGTCAAAGGCTTCTAGCAAACTTAGACGTTCTCTGAGCAGGAAGAGGAGACCAAGCAAGGGAAGAAGCATCGATCGGACTCCATCTCTTACCTTTGAAGACATACATGATGTTGAGGAGTTGCGATATGTCTCTGAGTTCAGACAGTCACTCATCTCTGATGATTTGCTTCCTCCAAATCTTGATGATTATCACATGATGTTGAG ATTCTTGTATGCTAGGAGATTCGATCTTGGAAAAGCAAAGTTAATGTGGGCTAACATGATCCAATGGAGAAAGGACTTTGGTACAGACACCCTTTTGGAG GACTTTGAGTTTCCTGAACTGGATCAAGTACTCAAATACTACCCTCAGGGATACCATGGTGTAGACAAGGAAGGAAGACCTGTTTACATTGAAAGATTGGGAAGAGTCGACCCGTGCAAACTCTTGCAAGTCACTACATTGGAAAGATACCTGAGATATCATGTTAAAGAGTTTGAGAAAACTGTCACCATCAAGTTTCCTGCTTGCTGCATCGCTGCTAAGAGACACGTTGACTCCAGTACCACAATTCTTGATGTCCAAGGCGTGGGATTAAAGAATTTTACTAAATCTGCTAGGGATCTTATCACCCAGCTTCAAAAGATTGATAATGATAACTATCCTGAG ACACTTCACCGTATGTTCATCATTAATGCTGGGCCTGGTTTTAAGCTACTTTGGGGCACGGTGAAGTCGTTTCTTGATCCAAAGACTGTCTCCAAGATAGAT GTGCTTGGAAACAAGTACCAGAACAAATTACTTGAGGTGGTTGATGCAAG tCAGCTGCCAGATTTTCTCGGTGGTACTTGCACTTGTGCTGATCAGGGAGGCTGTATGAGATCTGATAAAGGGCCGTGGAAGGACCCTGAGATACTAAAG ATGGGTCGCAGTGGTGGGACGTTCTGTAGGCATGCTGGTGCTCAAATATCTCCATCTCATAAGCAAACATATTATGGG ATGAAAGCTAGTGACACATCAACAGCAGAGTCAGGGTCTGAAGTAGAAGAGTTGTCTTcaccaaaaacaaatatttataatcaTGTACCTAAGTTAACTCCTGTTTCTGAAAAT ATCAAGGCCAACGGTAAAGCAAGTCCTAGTGTTTTATCCGAGTATGAAGACTGTGTGCCAATGGTGGACAAAGTTGTGGATGTTGCTTGGCAGTCCCAAGAGATGATTACAAATGTTTCCAAAG GTCCTGAATATACATCAGGTTTGGAGAGAATAGAAACGGTTAATCATATCTGGAGGTGGCTAACTATGTTCTTCATGAACATTTTGGCACTATTCGCTTCTCTGACTCTGCCACAGACTATAAGGCACTCACAGTTGATTCCCTCAAGCGCTAGAGATGAGCTGTGTGATGAACCAAATGCAAGGGAATCTCGTCCTCCTTCGCCTTCTCGTCCAAGTACTATCGATGAAAGAGTCATCATGTCCTCTGTTGTAAGCAGGCTAGGGGATCTCGAGAAACAGATAGAAACCCTCCACTTGAGGAAATCCGAGATGCCTCATGAGAAAGAGGAGTTGCTCAATGCTGCGGTTTATCGCGTGGATGCACTAGAAGCAGAGCTTATCAACACAAAAAAG GCATTACACGAGGCCTTAATGAAGCAAGAAGAACTTTTGGGTTACATAGACAGGCAAGAGGAAGCTAAGTACAAG aaaaagaagttctgCTGGTGA
- the LOC103872766 gene encoding phosphatidylinositol/phosphatidylcholine transfer protein SFH4 isoform X2 encodes MSGPLDRFTIPCFEGFSSTDERRERKSDFEVSEDEKKTRIGIFKKKASKASSKLRRSLSRKRRPSKGRSIDRTPSLTFEDIHDVEELRYVSEFRQSLISDDLLPPNLDDYHMMLRFLYARRFDLGKAKLMWANMIQWRKDFGTDTLLEDFEFPELDQVLKYYPQGYHGVDKEGRPVYIERLGRVDPCKLLQVTTLERYLRYHVKEFEKTVTIKFPACCIAAKRHVDSSTTILDVQGVGLKNFTKSARDLITQLQKIDNDNYPETLHRMFIINAGPGFKLLWGTVKSFLDPKTVSKIDVLGNKYQNKLLEVVDASQLPDFLGGTCTCADQGGCMRSDKGPWKDPEILKMGRSGGTFCRHAGAQISPSHKQTYYGMKASDTSTAESGSEVEELSSPKTNIYNHVPKLTPVSENIKANGKASPSVLSEYEDCVPMVDKVVDVAWQSQEMITNVSKGPEYTSGLERIETVNHIWRWLTMFFMNILALFASLTLPQTIRHSQLIPSSARDELCDEPNARESRPPSPSRPSTIDERVIMSSVVSRLGDLEKQIETLHLRKSEMPHEKEELLNAAVYRVDALEAELINTKKALHEALMKQEELLGYIDRQEEAKYKKKKFCW; translated from the exons ATGTCTGGTCCTCTTGATCGTTTCACAATACCCT GTTTTGAAGGTTTCTCCAGCACTGATGAGAGAAGAGAACGGAAGTCAGATTTCGAAGTTTCAGAGGATGAGAAGAAGACTAGAATCGGAATCTTCAAGAAGAAAGCGTCAAAGGCTTCTAGCAAACTTAGACGTTCTCTGAGCAGGAAGAGGAGACCAAGCAAGGGAAGAAGCATCGATCGGACTCCATCTCTTACCTTTGAAGACATACATGATGTTGAGGAGTTGCGATATGTCTCTGAGTTCAGACAGTCACTCATCTCTGATGATTTGCTTCCTCCAAATCTTGATGATTATCACATGATGTTGAG ATTCTTGTATGCTAGGAGATTCGATCTTGGAAAAGCAAAGTTAATGTGGGCTAACATGATCCAATGGAGAAAGGACTTTGGTACAGACACCCTTTTGGAG GACTTTGAGTTTCCTGAACTGGATCAAGTACTCAAATACTACCCTCAGGGATACCATGGTGTAGACAAGGAAGGAAGACCTGTTTACATTGAAAGATTGGGAAGAGTCGACCCGTGCAAACTCTTGCAAGTCACTACATTGGAAAGATACCTGAGATATCATGTTAAAGAGTTTGAGAAAACTGTCACCATCAAGTTTCCTGCTTGCTGCATCGCTGCTAAGAGACACGTTGACTCCAGTACCACAATTCTTGATGTCCAAGGCGTGGGATTAAAGAATTTTACTAAATCTGCTAGGGATCTTATCACCCAGCTTCAAAAGATTGATAATGATAACTATCCTGAG ACACTTCACCGTATGTTCATCATTAATGCTGGGCCTGGTTTTAAGCTACTTTGGGGCACGGTGAAGTCGTTTCTTGATCCAAAGACTGTCTCCAAGATAGAT GTGCTTGGAAACAAGTACCAGAACAAATTACTTGAGGTGGTTGATGCAAG tCAGCTGCCAGATTTTCTCGGTGGTACTTGCACTTGTGCTGATCAGGGAGGCTGTATGAGATCTGATAAAGGGCCGTGGAAGGACCCTGAGATACTAAAG ATGGGTCGCAGTGGTGGGACGTTCTGTAGGCATGCTGGTGCTCAAATATCTCCATCTCATAAGCAAACATATTATGGG ATGAAAGCTAGTGACACATCAACAGCAGAGTCAGGGTCTGAAGTAGAAGAGTTGTCTTcaccaaaaacaaatatttataatcaTGTACCTAAGTTAACTCCTGTTTCTGAAAAT ATCAAGGCCAACGGTAAAGCAAGTCCTAGTGTTTTATCCGAGTATGAAGACTGTGTGCCAATGGTGGACAAAGTTGTGGATGTTGCTTGGCAGTCCCAAGAGATGATTACAAATGTTTCCAAAG GTCCTGAATATACATCAGGTTTGGAGAGAATAGAAACGGTTAATCATATCTGGAGGTGGCTAACTATGTTCTTCATGAACATTTTGGCACTATTCGCTTCTCTGACTCTGCCACAGACTATAAGGCACTCACAGTTGATTCCCTCAAGCGCTAGAGATGAGCTGTGTGATGAACCAAATGCAAGGGAATCTCGTCCTCCTTCGCCTTCTCGTCCAAGTACTATCGATGAAAGAGTCATCATGTCCTCTGTTGTAAGCAGGCTAGGGGATCTCGAGAAACAGATAGAAACCCTCCACTTGAGGAAATCCGAGATGCCTCATGAGAAAGAGGAGTTGCTCAATGCTGCGGTTTATCGCGTGGATGCACTAGAAGCAGAGCTTATCAACACAAAAAAG GCATTACACGAGGCCTTAATGAAGCAAGAAGAACTTTTGGGTTACATAGACAGGCAAGAGGAAGCTAAGTAC aaaaaaaagaagttctgCTGGTGA
- the LOC103872766 gene encoding phosphatidylinositol/phosphatidylcholine transfer protein SFH4 isoform X1, translating into MSGPLDRFTIPCFEGFSSTDERRERKSDFEVSEDEKKTRIGIFKKKASKASSKLRRSLSRKRRPSKGRSIDRTPSLTFEDIHDVEELRYVSEFRQSLISDDLLPPNLDDYHMMLRFLYARRFDLGKAKLMWANMIQWRKDFGTDTLLEDFEFPELDQVLKYYPQGYHGVDKEGRPVYIERLGRVDPCKLLQVTTLERYLRYHVKEFEKTVTIKFPACCIAAKRHVDSSTTILDVQGVGLKNFTKSARDLITQLQKIDNDNYPETLHRMFIINAGPGFKLLWGTVKSFLDPKTVSKIDVLGNKYQNKLLEVVDASQLPDFLGGTCTCADQGGCMRSDKGPWKDPEILKMGRSGGTFCRHAGAQISPSHKQTYYGMKASDTSTAESGSEVEELSSPKTNIYNHVPKLTPVSENIKANGKASPSVLSEYEDCVPMVDKVVDVAWQSQEMITNVSKGPEYTSGLERIETVNHIWRWLTMFFMNILALFASLTLPQTIRHSQLIPSSARDELCDEPNARESRPPSPSRPSTIDERVIMSSVVSRLGDLEKQIETLHLRKSEMPHEKEELLNAAVYRVDALEAELINTKKALHEALMKQEELLGYIDRQEEAKYKRKKFCW; encoded by the exons ATGTCTGGTCCTCTTGATCGTTTCACAATACCCT GTTTTGAAGGTTTCTCCAGCACTGATGAGAGAAGAGAACGGAAGTCAGATTTCGAAGTTTCAGAGGATGAGAAGAAGACTAGAATCGGAATCTTCAAGAAGAAAGCGTCAAAGGCTTCTAGCAAACTTAGACGTTCTCTGAGCAGGAAGAGGAGACCAAGCAAGGGAAGAAGCATCGATCGGACTCCATCTCTTACCTTTGAAGACATACATGATGTTGAGGAGTTGCGATATGTCTCTGAGTTCAGACAGTCACTCATCTCTGATGATTTGCTTCCTCCAAATCTTGATGATTATCACATGATGTTGAG ATTCTTGTATGCTAGGAGATTCGATCTTGGAAAAGCAAAGTTAATGTGGGCTAACATGATCCAATGGAGAAAGGACTTTGGTACAGACACCCTTTTGGAG GACTTTGAGTTTCCTGAACTGGATCAAGTACTCAAATACTACCCTCAGGGATACCATGGTGTAGACAAGGAAGGAAGACCTGTTTACATTGAAAGATTGGGAAGAGTCGACCCGTGCAAACTCTTGCAAGTCACTACATTGGAAAGATACCTGAGATATCATGTTAAAGAGTTTGAGAAAACTGTCACCATCAAGTTTCCTGCTTGCTGCATCGCTGCTAAGAGACACGTTGACTCCAGTACCACAATTCTTGATGTCCAAGGCGTGGGATTAAAGAATTTTACTAAATCTGCTAGGGATCTTATCACCCAGCTTCAAAAGATTGATAATGATAACTATCCTGAG ACACTTCACCGTATGTTCATCATTAATGCTGGGCCTGGTTTTAAGCTACTTTGGGGCACGGTGAAGTCGTTTCTTGATCCAAAGACTGTCTCCAAGATAGAT GTGCTTGGAAACAAGTACCAGAACAAATTACTTGAGGTGGTTGATGCAAG tCAGCTGCCAGATTTTCTCGGTGGTACTTGCACTTGTGCTGATCAGGGAGGCTGTATGAGATCTGATAAAGGGCCGTGGAAGGACCCTGAGATACTAAAG ATGGGTCGCAGTGGTGGGACGTTCTGTAGGCATGCTGGTGCTCAAATATCTCCATCTCATAAGCAAACATATTATGGG ATGAAAGCTAGTGACACATCAACAGCAGAGTCAGGGTCTGAAGTAGAAGAGTTGTCTTcaccaaaaacaaatatttataatcaTGTACCTAAGTTAACTCCTGTTTCTGAAAAT ATCAAGGCCAACGGTAAAGCAAGTCCTAGTGTTTTATCCGAGTATGAAGACTGTGTGCCAATGGTGGACAAAGTTGTGGATGTTGCTTGGCAGTCCCAAGAGATGATTACAAATGTTTCCAAAG GTCCTGAATATACATCAGGTTTGGAGAGAATAGAAACGGTTAATCATATCTGGAGGTGGCTAACTATGTTCTTCATGAACATTTTGGCACTATTCGCTTCTCTGACTCTGCCACAGACTATAAGGCACTCACAGTTGATTCCCTCAAGCGCTAGAGATGAGCTGTGTGATGAACCAAATGCAAGGGAATCTCGTCCTCCTTCGCCTTCTCGTCCAAGTACTATCGATGAAAGAGTCATCATGTCCTCTGTTGTAAGCAGGCTAGGGGATCTCGAGAAACAGATAGAAACCCTCCACTTGAGGAAATCCGAGATGCCTCATGAGAAAGAGGAGTTGCTCAATGCTGCGGTTTATCGCGTGGATGCACTAGAAGCAGAGCTTATCAACACAAAAAAG GCATTACACGAGGCCTTAATGAAGCAAGAAGAACTTTTGGGTTACATAGACAGGCAAGAGGAAGCTAAGTACAAG AGAAAGAAGTTCtgctggtaa
- the LOC117126056 gene encoding uncharacterized protein LOC117126056, translating to MWKKLLKLRPLAMQLTKKEVNSGATTSFWFEKWSSIGQLIELTGARGCMDLGIPINSTVEKAIQMYRARRHCVHPLRQVDREIMALKNKGLNQLDDICLWKRENGEFKTDFRTSHTWNLVRSSSPKVSWVKGVWFTEATPRFSFLVWLAIHDRLATGDRILRWNPQAVSTCWLCNTEAETRDHLFFECSFSKEVWIGTIKQLAGRGEVYKWDRVLRIVEKGLHKWSRLCYCVIAFRPWLMRYGMRGM from the coding sequence ATGTGGAAGAAGCTTTTGAAACTGCGGCCTTTGGCTATGCAATTAACTAAGAAGGAAGTCAACAGTGGAGCCACCACCTCTTTCTGGTTTGAGAAATGGTCATCAATTGGCCAACTGATTGAGCTAACAGGAGCAAGAGGGTGTATGGATCTTGGTATTCCTATAAACTCTACGGTGGAGAAAGCTATTCAGATGTATCGAGCGAGAAGGCATTGTGTTCACCCTCTTAGGCAGGTTGATCGCGAGATTATGGCTCTCAAAAATAAAGGTCTCAACCAGCTAGATGATATATGCCTTTGGAAGAGGGAGAATGGGGAGTTTAAAACCGATTTCAGAACATCTCATACTTGGAATCTTGTAAGAAGCTCATCTCCAAAGGTGTCTTGGGTAAAAGGAGTGTGGTTCACTGAAGCTACCCCGCGATTTTCTTTCTTAGTTTGGCTTGCTATTCATGACAGACTAGCAACAGGAGATAGGATTCTTAGGTGGAATCCACAAGCCGTTTCTACATGCTGGTTGTGTAACACGGAAGCTGAGACTCGTGATCACCTATTTTTTGAGTGCTCTTTTTCCAAGGAAGTCTGGATTGGAACCATTAAACAATTGGCAGGGCGTGGAGAAGTGTACAAATGGGATAGAGTGCTTCGGATTGTTGAGAAGGGTTTACATAAGTGGAGTCGACTGTGTTACTGCGTTATTGCTTTCAGGCCGTGGCTTATGCGTTATGGCATGAGAGGAATGTGA
- the LOC103872767 gene encoding bifunctional nuclease 2, with amino-acid sequence MRSLQAQIVCPSVRPRQLGVSASLVNCSVSRPRLLRNQFWGSPTRNVKSQVASVTLMVRRCKGIQCLFSSHSDGTGSTAENFNENDEDYVKSSVLEAVEVRSGPDGFMVKMRDGRQLRCVHNNPQGGNLPSYAPHSAIVLKMEDGTGLLLPIIVLEMPSVLLMAAMTNVKIARPTMYEVVMEMVDKMGYEVRLVRVTTRVHEAYYAQLFLSKVGDKSDCVSFDLRPSDAINIAVRCKVPVQVNKFLAYSDGMRVIESGKLSKQTPASDGLLYTELDRPNGQPCLDTKEFDLLNNMMQAVNEERYDEAAEWRDKLGQFQAKRKLKKYT; translated from the exons ATGAGGTCGCTTCAAGCACAGATCGTTTGCCCTAGTGTTCGTCCTAGACAATTGGGTGTGTCTGCTTCACTTGTCAACTGCTCTGTTTCGAGACCTAGGCTTCTCAGGAACCAGTTTTGGGGTAGTCCGACCAGAAACGTCAAGTCCCAGGTTGCTTCAGTCACTCTGATGGTGCGGAGGTGTAAGGGTATACAGTGTCTTTTCAGCTCGCACTCTGATGGTACTGGGAGCACAGCAGAGAATTTCAACGAGAATGATGAAGATTATGTCAAGTCTAGTGTACTTGAAGCTG TTGAGGTAAGAAGTGGACCAGATGGGTTCATGGTGAAGATGAGAGACGGTAGGCAACTTCGATGTGTCCACAATAATCCTCAGGGTGGGAATCTTCCTAGCTATGCTCCACACTCTGCTATTGTGCTGAAGATGGAAGATGGAACTGGTCTTCTCCTTCCTATTATCGTCT TGGAGATGCCAAGTGTGTTGCTTATGGCAGCAATGACAAATGTGAAAATA GCAAGGCCAACTATGTATGAAGTGGTGATGGAGATGGTAGATAAAATGGGTTACGAG GTTAGGCTTGTTAGAGTTACCACGAGAGTTCATGAGGCGTATTACGCACAGTTATTCCTTTCAAAG GTGGGTGATAAGTCGGATTGCGTCAGCTTTGATCTTCGTCCTTCAGATGCTATTAATATAGCTGTCAGATGCAAG GTACCTGTCCAAGTGAACAAGTTTCTAGCTTATAGTGATGGAATGAGAGTCATTGAGTCTGGAAAGCTATCAAAGCAAACACCTGCTTCTGATGGTTTATTATATACTGAACTAGACCG GCCAAATGGTCAGCCTTGTCTTGATACAAAAGAGTTTGATCTCTTGAACAACATGATGCAAGCCGTTAATGAAGAACGTTATGATGAAGCAG CTGAGTGGAGAGACAAGCTTGGCCAGTTTCAAGCAAAACGCAAACTAAAGAAATACACATGA